A genome region from Carya illinoinensis cultivar Pawnee chromosome 2, C.illinoinensisPawnee_v1, whole genome shotgun sequence includes the following:
- the LOC122301254 gene encoding phosphoglucan phosphatase DSP4, amyloplastic-like isoform X2 → MNCLQNLSRSSALPLQSFKGHRRKTPCSVNTPGVMSSAGLQRSMAVKAISGPTSSAETSGADVKEEKSDTYSNNMTEAMGAVLTYRHELGMNYNFIRPDLIVGSCLQTPKDVDKLRGIGVKTIFCLQQDSDLEYFGVDITAIHEYTKTYDDIEHLRAEIRDFDSFDLRKRVPAVVSKLYKAINRNGGVTYIHCTAGLGRAPSVVLAYMFWVQGYRFREAHKLLLSKRSCFPKLDAVKNAAADILTGLRKKAVTITWKDFNCSTVEISGLDIGWGQRLPLQFDGQQGFWNLRRELPEGRYEYKYVVDGQWTCSKNELLTSVNQDGHINNYVEVVDDNPESVRGELRKRLTGDDPDLTKDERLKIRQFLEAFSDDLQ, encoded by the exons ATGAACTGTCTTCAGAATCTTTCAAG ATCCTCTGCCTTGCCTTTGCAAAGCTTCAAAGGACATCGGAGAAAGACTCCCTGCTCTGTCAACACACCG GGAGTGATGAGTAGTGCTGGTCTACAACGAAGTATGGCGGTCAAG GCAATATCGGGTCCCACGTCCAGTGCTGAGACAAGTGGTGCTGATGTAAAGGAGGAAAAGTCAGACACATATAGTAACAATATGACAGAAGCTATGGGTGCTG TCTTGACCTACAGGCATGAACTAGGAATGAACTACAACTTCATTCGTCCAGATTTGATTGTGGGATCATGCCTACAG ACTCCCAAAGATGTAGACAAACTTCGTGGTATTGGAGTGAAAACTATTTTTTGCTTGCAGCAAGATTCAGACTTGGA ATATTTTGGGGTTGACATTACTGCCATACATGAGTATACTAAAACATATGATGACATTGAACACCTGCGTGCTGAGATAAG GGACTTTGATTCATTTGATTTACGGAAACGGGTTCCAGCTGTTGTTAGCAAATTATACAAGGCCATAAACCGAAATGGAGGTGTGACATATATACATTGCACTGCTGGACTTGGAAGAGCTCCTTCAGTTGTG tTGGCATACATGTTCTGGGTTCAGGGCTATAGATTTCGTGAAGCTCACAAATTGCTGCTG AGCAAACGGTCATGCTTCCCAAAACTGGATGCTGTAAAAAATGCGGCTGCTGATATT CTTACAGGCCTCAGGAAGAAGGCTGTCACTAtaacatggaaagattttaattGCTCAACGGTGGAAATATCTGGACTTGATATTGGATGGGGTCAG AGATTGCCTTTACAATTTGATGGGCAACAGGGTTTTTGGAATCTCAGGAGGGAATTGCCG GAAGGACGCTACGAGTACAAGTACGTTGTTGATGGTCAATGGACATGCAGTAAGAATGAGCTTTTAACCTCTGTCAACCAAGATGGACATATCAACAATTACGTGGAA GTGGTTGATGATAATCCAGAGAGTGTTAGGGGGGAGCTGAGAAAGAGGTTGACCGGTGATGATCCTGATCTCACAAAGGATGAACGACTGAAAATAAGACAGTTTCTTGAAGCTTTTTCTGATGATCTGCAGTAA
- the LOC122301254 gene encoding phosphoglucan phosphatase DSP4, amyloplastic-like isoform X1 produces the protein MNCLQNLSRSSALPLQSFKGHRRKTPCSVNTPGVMSSAGLQRSMAVKAISGPTSSAETSGADVKEEKSDTYSNNMTEAMGAVLTYRHELGMNYNFIRPDLIVGSCLQTPKDVDKLRGIGVKTIFCLQQDSDLEYFGVDITAIHEYTKTYDDIEHLRAEIRDFDSFDLRKRVPAVVSKLYKAINRNGGVTYIHCTAGLGRAPSVVVCMETSEGAVHETGVYSARLAYMFWVQGYRFREAHKLLLSKRSCFPKLDAVKNAAADILTGLRKKAVTITWKDFNCSTVEISGLDIGWGQRLPLQFDGQQGFWNLRRELPEGRYEYKYVVDGQWTCSKNELLTSVNQDGHINNYVEVVDDNPESVRGELRKRLTGDDPDLTKDERLKIRQFLEAFSDDLQ, from the exons ATGAACTGTCTTCAGAATCTTTCAAG ATCCTCTGCCTTGCCTTTGCAAAGCTTCAAAGGACATCGGAGAAAGACTCCCTGCTCTGTCAACACACCG GGAGTGATGAGTAGTGCTGGTCTACAACGAAGTATGGCGGTCAAG GCAATATCGGGTCCCACGTCCAGTGCTGAGACAAGTGGTGCTGATGTAAAGGAGGAAAAGTCAGACACATATAGTAACAATATGACAGAAGCTATGGGTGCTG TCTTGACCTACAGGCATGAACTAGGAATGAACTACAACTTCATTCGTCCAGATTTGATTGTGGGATCATGCCTACAG ACTCCCAAAGATGTAGACAAACTTCGTGGTATTGGAGTGAAAACTATTTTTTGCTTGCAGCAAGATTCAGACTTGGA ATATTTTGGGGTTGACATTACTGCCATACATGAGTATACTAAAACATATGATGACATTGAACACCTGCGTGCTGAGATAAG GGACTTTGATTCATTTGATTTACGGAAACGGGTTCCAGCTGTTGTTAGCAAATTATACAAGGCCATAAACCGAAATGGAGGTGTGACATATATACATTGCACTGCTGGACTTGGAAGAGCTCCTTCAGTTGTGGTATGCAT ggaaacttctgagggtgcggtgcacgagaccggggtttattctgcaAGG tTGGCATACATGTTCTGGGTTCAGGGCTATAGATTTCGTGAAGCTCACAAATTGCTGCTG AGCAAACGGTCATGCTTCCCAAAACTGGATGCTGTAAAAAATGCGGCTGCTGATATT CTTACAGGCCTCAGGAAGAAGGCTGTCACTAtaacatggaaagattttaattGCTCAACGGTGGAAATATCTGGACTTGATATTGGATGGGGTCAG AGATTGCCTTTACAATTTGATGGGCAACAGGGTTTTTGGAATCTCAGGAGGGAATTGCCG GAAGGACGCTACGAGTACAAGTACGTTGTTGATGGTCAATGGACATGCAGTAAGAATGAGCTTTTAACCTCTGTCAACCAAGATGGACATATCAACAATTACGTGGAA GTGGTTGATGATAATCCAGAGAGTGTTAGGGGGGAGCTGAGAAAGAGGTTGACCGGTGATGATCCTGATCTCACAAAGGATGAACGACTGAAAATAAGACAGTTTCTTGAAGCTTTTTCTGATGATCTGCAGTAA
- the LOC122295512 gene encoding pectinesterase inhibitor 9-like — protein sequence MAGLGLSLLLKLFCSLLFLSTMAKPAFARLSRSRAYIEASCRTTRYPALCIKYLSSYANTTSIQSPEQLAHLALSVSIYRALYTRNYVLKVAKELEASKVRGYQVVKDCLAEINDSIEQLSQSIKELHHLGLEPVGDDFFWHINNVETWVSAALTDASTCLDEFPVGKMSKLKATIKGKVLNVAQATSNALALFHRYATKYRATRATKKP from the coding sequence ATGGCCGGCCTAGGCCTTTCTTTGCTGCTCAAGCTTTTCTGCAGTCTCCTTTTCCTATCAACCATGGCAAAACCAGCCTTTGCAAGACTTTCCAGATCAAGGGCTTACATCGAGGCTTCGTGCCGCACCACCCGGTACCCCGCTCTCTGTATCAAATACCTCTCTAGCTATGCCAACACTACTAGCATACAAAGTCCAGAGCAATTGGCACACCTTGCCTTGTCTGTGAGCATTTACCGTGCTTTGTACACAAGGAATTATGTGTTAAAAGTGGCTAAGGAACTCGAGGCAAGCAAGGTCAGGGGATACCAAGTTGTGAAAGATTGCCTGGCTGAAATCAATGATAGTATAGAGCAACTTAGCCAGTCTATTAAAGAACTTCATCACCTGGGACTTGAACCTGTTGGAGATGACTTCTTTTGGCACATTAATAATGTGGAGACATGGGTCAGTGCTGCCCTGACCGATGCAAGCACTTGTTTGGACGAGTTTCCTGTGGGCAAGATGAGTAAGTTGAAGGCCACGATTAAGGGAAAGGTTCTGAATGTCGCGCAAGCCACTAGCAATGCACTAGCCTTATTTCATCGATATGCTACCAAGTATAGAGCAACTCGTGCCACCAAGAAACCCTAA